A single window of Actinoallomurus bryophytorum DNA harbors:
- a CDS encoding metallophosphoesterase family protein: protein MRVHVVSDVHGRVDALATAGDGADALVCLGDLILFIDYDDHGQGIFADLFGERHADTFISLRTQRRFEEAREFSQALWASLDGEPRTHIEAAVRRQYKALFGVMPTPAYLTYGNVDIPQLWAENLRDGHRVLDGETAEIGGLTFGFVGGGLRTRYRTPYEIDDETYAAKVAAVGSVDVLCCHIPPAVPELLYDTVARRFERGSEAVLAAIHETQPRYVLFGHVHQPLVRRTRIGRTECVNVGHFRARGAPYVLEW from the coding sequence ATGCGGGTTCATGTGGTGAGCGACGTACATGGGCGGGTGGACGCGCTCGCCACCGCCGGTGACGGAGCCGACGCGCTCGTGTGCCTCGGGGATCTGATCCTGTTCATCGACTATGACGACCACGGTCAGGGGATCTTCGCGGACCTGTTCGGCGAGCGGCATGCCGACACGTTCATCTCGCTGCGCACCCAGCGGCGCTTCGAGGAGGCGCGGGAGTTCTCCCAGGCGCTGTGGGCCTCGCTGGACGGTGAGCCGCGCACCCACATCGAGGCGGCCGTGCGCCGGCAGTACAAGGCGCTGTTCGGCGTGATGCCCACCCCCGCCTACCTCACGTACGGCAACGTCGACATCCCGCAACTTTGGGCGGAGAACCTCCGCGACGGCCACCGGGTGCTCGACGGGGAGACGGCCGAGATCGGCGGCCTGACGTTCGGTTTCGTCGGCGGCGGCCTGCGCACGCGCTACCGCACCCCGTACGAGATCGACGACGAGACCTACGCCGCGAAGGTGGCGGCGGTCGGCTCGGTCGACGTGCTCTGCTGCCACATCCCGCCTGCCGTGCCCGAGCTGCTCTATGACACCGTGGCCCGGCGTTTCGAGCGCGGGAGCGAGGCGGTGCTGGCGGCGATCCACGAGACCCAGCCGCGCTACGTGCTGTTCGGCCACGTCCACCAGCCGCTCGTACGCCGGACGCGCATCGGCCGTACCGAGTGCGTCAACGTCGGGCACTTCCGCGCCCGCGGAGCTCCCTACGTCCTCGAGTGGTAG
- a CDS encoding copper homeostasis protein CutC, with protein MSLLEVITQTVADVEAAEDGGADRVEVVADVRAGGLSPDPRIVAGMRRATSLPMRVMLRAKTGFRTTGPELDRLRRAAAEHAAAGADGFVFGFLDSAGAVDVAATTKLVDAVAPLPWTFHRAVDNAACADDAWLTVADLPGLDAVLSAGSPRGVEAGMETLLRRAASRATLMLAGGGLRRKHVAVLAAAGVDAFHVGVAVRRRGVSGTNAVDAGLVREWRTLVDASPYL; from the coding sequence ATGTCGCTGCTCGAGGTGATCACCCAGACCGTGGCCGACGTCGAGGCCGCCGAGGACGGCGGCGCAGACCGGGTCGAGGTCGTGGCGGACGTACGGGCGGGAGGACTCTCGCCCGACCCGCGGATCGTCGCCGGAATGCGCCGCGCCACGTCGCTGCCGATGCGCGTCATGCTGCGGGCCAAGACCGGGTTCCGTACGACCGGCCCGGAGCTGGACCGGCTGCGGCGGGCGGCCGCCGAGCACGCGGCGGCCGGCGCGGACGGTTTCGTCTTCGGCTTCCTCGACTCGGCCGGCGCCGTCGACGTCGCGGCGACCACGAAGCTCGTCGACGCGGTCGCGCCGCTGCCCTGGACCTTCCACCGGGCCGTGGACAACGCCGCGTGCGCCGACGACGCATGGCTCACCGTCGCTGACCTGCCCGGACTGGACGCCGTCCTGTCGGCCGGGTCGCCGCGCGGCGTGGAGGCCGGGATGGAGACGCTGCTGCGGCGGGCCGCCTCTCGCGCGACGCTGATGCTCGCGGGCGGCGGGTTGCGGCGTAAGCACGTGGCCGTGCTCGCCGCCGCGGGGGTGGACGCGTTCCACGTCGGTGTCGCCGTACGTCGGCGGGGCGTCTCCGGGACGAACGCGGTGGACGCCGGCCTGGTACGCGAGTGGCGGACGCTGGTCGACGCGTCGCCGTACCTCTGA
- a CDS encoding AMP-dependent synthetase/ligase, translating into MREFSVPAQVTIADSANLTETLFSRAAEEPDRTVFRRKDGSGWLDISARAFGDEVARVAEGLVAAGVEPGDRVAIMSRTRYEWTVADYAIWTAGAVAVPIYETSSASQIEWIIGDSGAKAMFVESDEHEKAVASVRGELPGLAHVWRMDDLPSRPSGETDEPVGASLDERRASRTSADLATIIYTSGTTGRPKGCEITHGNLLSTARNVVEGALTEVFSLADGSTLLFLPLAHVFARLIEVGCVEAGVTLGHTPDLTDLVEDLGSFQPTFLLAVPRVFEKVYNGAEQKAAAEGKGRIFHLAADTAIAYSRADSPGLGLRLKHAAFDKLVYTKLRAAVGGRVTHAVSGGAALGERLGHFFNGVGITILEGYGLTETTAPIAVNLPSDNRIGAVGKPIPGSTVRIADDGEILTKGPNVFAGYWHNEQATKEAVEDGWFHTGDIGELDDDGYLRITGRKKELIVTAGGKNVAPGPLEDRLRAHPLISQCLVVGDGRKFIGCLITLDPEALGPWKEQHGKGSMSTAELIEDPDLVKEVDAAVAETNASVSRAEAIKKYRILEADFTEDTGHLTPTLKVKRNLVVRDFEAEIEALYS; encoded by the coding sequence GTGCGTGAGTTCAGCGTTCCCGCGCAGGTGACGATCGCCGATTCGGCGAATCTGACCGAGACGCTCTTCTCCCGCGCCGCCGAAGAGCCCGACCGGACCGTGTTCCGCCGCAAGGACGGCTCGGGGTGGCTCGACATCAGCGCCCGCGCGTTCGGCGACGAGGTCGCCCGCGTCGCCGAGGGACTCGTCGCGGCCGGTGTCGAGCCGGGAGACCGGGTCGCGATCATGTCGCGCACCCGCTACGAGTGGACGGTCGCGGACTACGCGATCTGGACGGCGGGCGCGGTGGCCGTGCCCATCTACGAGACCTCCTCCGCCTCGCAGATCGAGTGGATCATCGGCGACTCCGGCGCGAAGGCGATGTTCGTCGAGAGCGACGAACACGAGAAGGCGGTGGCGTCCGTACGCGGCGAGCTGCCCGGCCTCGCGCACGTGTGGCGGATGGACGACCTTCCCTCCCGGCCGAGCGGAGAGACCGACGAGCCCGTCGGGGCGAGCCTGGACGAGCGGCGCGCGTCGCGTACGTCCGCGGACCTGGCGACGATCATCTACACCTCGGGCACGACGGGCCGCCCCAAGGGGTGTGAGATCACCCACGGCAACCTGCTCTCGACGGCTCGCAACGTCGTCGAGGGCGCGCTCACGGAGGTGTTCAGCCTCGCCGACGGCTCCACCCTGCTGTTCCTCCCGCTCGCGCACGTCTTCGCGCGCCTGATCGAGGTCGGCTGCGTCGAGGCCGGGGTGACTCTGGGCCACACGCCGGACCTGACCGACCTCGTCGAGGACCTCGGATCGTTCCAGCCGACGTTCCTGCTGGCCGTCCCCCGTGTCTTCGAGAAGGTCTACAACGGCGCCGAGCAGAAGGCCGCGGCGGAGGGCAAGGGCAGGATCTTCCACCTCGCCGCCGACACCGCGATCGCCTACAGCCGGGCCGACTCCCCCGGTCTGGGGCTGCGGCTGAAGCACGCGGCGTTCGACAAGCTCGTCTACACCAAGCTGCGCGCGGCGGTCGGCGGGCGGGTGACGCACGCCGTGTCCGGCGGCGCCGCGCTCGGCGAGCGCCTCGGCCACTTCTTCAACGGCGTCGGGATCACCATCCTGGAGGGCTACGGCCTGACGGAGACGACCGCGCCGATCGCGGTCAACCTGCCGAGCGACAACCGCATCGGCGCCGTCGGCAAGCCGATCCCGGGCAGCACGGTGCGCATCGCCGACGACGGCGAGATCCTGACGAAGGGCCCGAACGTCTTCGCCGGCTACTGGCACAACGAGCAGGCCACCAAGGAGGCGGTGGAGGACGGCTGGTTCCACACCGGCGACATCGGCGAGCTGGACGACGACGGCTACCTCAGGATCACCGGCCGCAAGAAGGAGCTCATCGTCACGGCGGGCGGCAAGAACGTCGCCCCGGGCCCGCTCGAGGACCGTCTGCGCGCCCATCCGCTGATCAGCCAGTGCCTGGTCGTCGGCGACGGACGCAAGTTCATCGGCTGCCTGATCACGCTGGACCCCGAGGCCCTCGGACCGTGGAAAGAACAGCACGGCAAGGGCTCGATGTCCACCGCCGAGCTGATCGAGGACCCCGACCTCGTCAAGGAGGTCGACGCCGCGGTGGCCGAGACCAACGCCTCGGTGTCACGGGCCGAGGCGATCAAGAAGTACCGCATCCTCGAGGCCGACTTCACCGAGGACACCGGTCACCTCACCCCGACCCTCAAGGTCAAGCGGAACCTCGTCGTCCGCGACTTCGAGGCGGAGATCGAGGCTCTCTACTCCTGA
- a CDS encoding glycosyltransferase family 4 protein — protein MTKTLVVTNDFPPRPGGIQAFVHNLAVRRPPGSVVVYAPEWKGAAEFDARQPFPVVRHPTRLMLPVPAVLRRAAGIMRAENCDSVVFGAAAPLGLLAPGLRRAGAGRVIGLTHGHEAGWASLPGSRALLRRIGDGTDVLTYLGEYTRGRIAAGLSPAAAARMRRLAPGVDETVFRAGAGGAEIRARHGLADRPVVVCVSRLVPRKGQDALIHAWPRVRRAIPDAALLLVGGGPYRPALERLRTELDVADSVRITGTVPWEELPAHYDAGDVFAMPCRTRRRGLDVEGLGIVYLEASATGLPVIAGDSGGAPDAVLRGETGLVIDGRSVAAVADSVIELLRNPAGAAAMGDKGRSWVEREWRWTVQARRFATLLESQE, from the coding sequence ATGACAAAGACGCTCGTCGTGACCAACGACTTCCCGCCGCGCCCGGGAGGCATCCAGGCGTTCGTGCACAACCTCGCAGTGCGGCGCCCGCCCGGTTCCGTCGTCGTGTACGCGCCCGAGTGGAAGGGCGCCGCGGAGTTCGACGCCCGGCAGCCCTTTCCGGTCGTCCGCCACCCCACGCGGCTCATGCTGCCGGTGCCCGCGGTCCTGCGCCGCGCGGCCGGCATCATGCGCGCCGAGAACTGCGACTCGGTCGTGTTCGGTGCGGCGGCGCCGCTCGGCCTGCTCGCACCCGGGCTGCGTCGCGCCGGCGCCGGCCGCGTCATCGGCCTCACCCACGGCCACGAGGCGGGCTGGGCGTCGCTGCCCGGCTCCCGTGCGTTGCTGCGCCGCATCGGCGACGGCACGGACGTCCTCACGTACCTGGGGGAGTACACCCGTGGCCGGATCGCCGCGGGCCTGTCACCCGCCGCGGCCGCGCGGATGCGGCGGCTCGCCCCCGGCGTGGACGAGACGGTCTTCCGCGCAGGCGCGGGCGGCGCCGAGATCCGCGCCCGGCACGGGCTTGCGGACCGGCCGGTCGTCGTCTGCGTCTCGCGCCTGGTGCCGCGCAAGGGCCAGGACGCGCTGATCCACGCCTGGCCACGGGTGCGGCGGGCGATCCCGGACGCGGCGCTGCTGCTCGTCGGCGGCGGACCGTACCGCCCGGCCCTGGAGCGGCTGCGGACCGAGCTGGACGTGGCCGACTCGGTACGGATCACCGGGACCGTGCCGTGGGAGGAGCTCCCCGCGCACTACGACGCCGGGGACGTCTTCGCCATGCCCTGCCGGACCCGGCGGCGCGGCCTGGACGTCGAGGGGCTCGGCATCGTCTACCTCGAGGCGTCCGCAACCGGGCTGCCGGTCATCGCCGGAGACTCCGGTGGCGCGCCCGACGCCGTCCTCCGCGGAGAGACGGGCCTGGTGATCGACGGTCGCTCCGTCGCCGCGGTCGCCGACTCCGTGATCGAGCTGCTGCGCAACCCGGCGGGGGCGGCCGCGATGGGCGACAAGGGCCGCTCGTGGGTCGAGCGTGAGTGGCGCTGGACGGTCCAGGCACGGAGGTTCGCGACCCTCCTGGAGAGTCAGGAGTAG
- a CDS encoding acetate uptake transporter, producing the protein MTETETTRAPSPVVSAIADPAPLGLAAFALTTFLLSAKNAAWTDGTDAWLGFAFAYGGLVQLLAGMWEFRNRNVFGATAFSTYGGFWIGLGLYVHLVAPEAVKAGGPNAESLIQNDLGWILLAFAIFNTYMLLWSTQVSKAVFGVFLTLEVTEIILFIGNLSHSTGTIKLGGWIGVLTAIVAWYTSAAGVTNGMDSRFSLPVGKAFGLKS; encoded by the coding sequence TTGACCGAAACCGAAACGACCCGAGCCCCCTCTCCCGTGGTGTCGGCGATAGCGGACCCGGCCCCCTTGGGCCTCGCCGCCTTCGCACTCACCACGTTCCTACTCTCCGCCAAGAACGCCGCCTGGACGGACGGAACCGACGCGTGGCTGGGCTTCGCCTTCGCCTACGGCGGCCTGGTCCAGTTGCTCGCAGGCATGTGGGAGTTCCGCAACCGCAACGTCTTCGGCGCCACCGCGTTCTCGACGTACGGCGGATTCTGGATCGGCCTTGGTCTGTACGTTCATCTCGTCGCGCCGGAGGCCGTCAAGGCCGGCGGCCCGAACGCCGAGTCGCTGATCCAGAACGACCTGGGCTGGATCCTGCTCGCGTTCGCCATCTTCAACACGTACATGTTGCTGTGGAGCACGCAGGTCAGCAAGGCGGTCTTCGGTGTCTTCCTCACACTCGAGGTCACCGAGATCATCCTGTTCATCGGCAACCTGTCGCACAGCACCGGCACGATCAAGCTCGGTGGGTGGATCGGTGTCCTGACCGCGATCGTGGCCTGGTACACCTCCGCGGCCGGAGTCACCAACGGCATGGACAGCAGGTTCTCCCTGCCGGTCGGCAAGGCCTTCGGCCTCAAGAGCTAG
- a CDS encoding M48 family metallopeptidase: MSEENDRQGTRRTDEAGDVTVGSHVAAGAEAVADARRPAVAGDRASRRAAAVAAVVLGALLAVVVAVTTPWHPLPGADRGPDPALDFTPAEIARSHAFNAALNPPAYAGLIAGIVVVVLLGLTPLGSRLLGAVTGPLRRWPLRLVGAAVVLAVLTRLAGLPFDVWSETVLRRYGLSTEHWGGWARDQVTSLGVTLVIWIIVVLGLHLLIRRFPRRWWAGAAAGGFVLVAAASFGYPVLVEPLFNSFHSMPAGPLRTDLLRLAREDGVPVDDVLVADASKRTTTLNAYVSGFGSTRRIVVYDTLLDSEPRQEVELVVAHELGHAKRGDVLHGTLVGALGVAAGVCVLYLVMSSPRLLRRAGAESAADPRSVALLLAGVTVLLQLSAPVENLVSRHIEARADMHALDLTRDPATYVRMQRSLSARNLDELSPDALEYALWNTHPTGPERIAMGREWARLHHLAVPAPLVAKGHRAPP; the protein is encoded by the coding sequence GTGAGCGAGGAGAACGACCGTCAGGGCACACGCCGCACTGACGAGGCCGGGGACGTGACGGTCGGCTCACACGTCGCCGCCGGCGCGGAGGCCGTGGCGGACGCCCGGCGCCCGGCCGTGGCGGGGGACAGGGCGTCGCGGCGGGCGGCCGCGGTCGCCGCGGTGGTGCTCGGCGCGCTGCTGGCCGTCGTGGTCGCGGTGACCACACCCTGGCATCCGCTGCCGGGCGCGGACCGCGGGCCCGACCCGGCGCTCGACTTCACCCCGGCGGAGATCGCACGTAGCCACGCGTTCAACGCGGCGCTCAACCCGCCGGCCTATGCCGGGCTCATCGCCGGGATCGTGGTCGTGGTACTGCTGGGTCTCACACCGCTGGGCTCGCGTCTCCTCGGAGCGGTCACGGGCCCCCTGCGCCGGTGGCCGTTGCGCCTGGTCGGCGCGGCCGTCGTGCTGGCGGTGCTGACCAGGCTGGCCGGCCTGCCGTTCGACGTGTGGTCCGAGACCGTGCTGCGGCGGTACGGCCTGTCGACCGAACACTGGGGCGGCTGGGCACGGGACCAGGTCACCTCCCTCGGCGTCACACTCGTCATCTGGATCATCGTGGTGCTCGGCCTCCACCTGCTCATCCGCAGGTTCCCCCGGCGCTGGTGGGCCGGGGCGGCCGCGGGCGGGTTCGTGCTCGTCGCGGCGGCCTCGTTCGGCTACCCGGTCCTGGTCGAGCCGCTGTTCAACTCGTTCCACTCGATGCCCGCCGGTCCGCTGCGCACCGATCTGCTGCGACTGGCGCGCGAGGACGGCGTGCCGGTCGACGACGTCCTCGTCGCCGACGCGTCCAAGCGCACCACGACGCTGAACGCCTACGTCTCCGGGTTCGGCTCGACCCGGCGGATCGTCGTCTACGACACCCTTCTCGACAGCGAGCCGCGCCAGGAGGTCGAGCTGGTCGTCGCGCACGAGCTCGGCCACGCGAAACGCGGGGACGTCCTGCACGGCACCCTCGTGGGCGCGCTCGGGGTCGCCGCCGGGGTCTGCGTGCTCTACCTGGTCATGAGTTCGCCCCGGCTGCTCAGACGTGCCGGGGCGGAGTCGGCGGCCGACCCGCGGTCGGTCGCGTTGCTGCTCGCGGGGGTGACCGTGCTGCTCCAGCTCTCGGCGCCGGTGGAGAACCTCGTGAGCCGTCACATCGAGGCGCGTGCCGACATGCATGCCCTCGACCTGACCAGGGACCCCGCGACGTACGTGCGGATGCAGCGCTCGCTCAGCGCCCGCAATCTGGACGAGCTGTCGCCGGACGCTCTGGAGTACGCGCTGTGGAACACCCACCCGACCGGGCCGGAGCGGATCGCCATGGGCCGCGAGTGGGCCCGGCTTCATCACCTCGCGGTGCCCGCGCCGCTCGTGGCGAAAGGGCACCGGGCCCCGCCGTGA
- a CDS encoding basic secretory protein-like protein — protein sequence MSALPIFAGFAGLAIVANLVTGIGYVALHDGASRSAAPSRPVAGALPAPSTATVNSLLQRRSHAVLAHDRAAFLATVDPSGQAFRAGQEVLFDNLAEVPLTGWKESLADTRPAVAADDGWTARLRLAYRLRGYDRRELVYTEYLTFDRRPGTGWVVSGDGAAHGLRDDPQIWSGGSLKVVRGRRSIVLAEDGAVAGQDARARTAELRDIADRLDQGVGIVSGVVGDRWSRRVVALVPATEQKAEELVGDVRNLGDIAALATVTGDAGGTATGEDRVVISPTAFGRLNALGRHVVLTHELVHVAMGGARDGKTPMWLIEGLADYVGYKDAGVATKAAGRELKNLISSGDMPSAPPGRTEFEGSGDRLSAAYEEAWLACRMIAERYGEDTLVRLYRTAEGEPGASGDPRIEDRALRTVLGIGSARFDEEWRSYVRGVLS from the coding sequence GTGTCTGCGCTGCCCATATTCGCCGGTTTTGCCGGATTGGCGATCGTGGCCAACCTCGTCACCGGCATCGGCTACGTCGCACTCCACGACGGCGCGAGCCGGTCCGCCGCTCCCTCGCGGCCCGTCGCCGGGGCACTGCCCGCCCCCAGTACGGCGACGGTGAACTCCCTGCTCCAGCGCCGCTCCCACGCGGTCCTCGCGCACGACCGCGCCGCCTTCCTCGCCACCGTCGACCCTTCGGGCCAGGCGTTCCGCGCCGGGCAGGAGGTGCTGTTCGACAACCTGGCCGAGGTCCCCCTCACCGGGTGGAAGGAGTCCTTGGCCGACACGCGCCCGGCGGTGGCCGCCGACGACGGCTGGACCGCACGGCTGAGGCTCGCCTACCGGCTGCGGGGCTATGACCGCCGGGAGCTCGTCTACACCGAGTACCTCACCTTCGACCGCCGCCCGGGTACGGGCTGGGTGGTCTCCGGCGACGGGGCGGCGCACGGCCTGCGCGACGATCCGCAGATCTGGAGCGGCGGCAGCCTCAAGGTCGTGCGGGGCCGCCGCAGCATCGTGCTCGCCGAGGACGGCGCCGTGGCCGGCCAGGACGCCCGCGCGCGTACGGCCGAGCTCCGCGACATCGCCGACCGCCTCGACCAAGGCGTCGGCATCGTCTCCGGCGTCGTGGGCGACCGATGGTCCCGGCGCGTCGTCGCGCTCGTCCCCGCCACCGAGCAGAAGGCCGAGGAACTCGTCGGCGACGTACGCAATCTCGGGGACATCGCCGCGCTCGCCACCGTCACCGGCGACGCCGGCGGAACGGCGACCGGGGAGGACCGCGTCGTCATCAGCCCCACCGCCTTCGGCCGCCTCAACGCGCTCGGCCGGCACGTCGTGCTGACGCACGAGCTCGTCCACGTCGCGATGGGTGGCGCCCGCGACGGCAAGACCCCGATGTGGCTGATCGAGGGGCTCGCGGACTACGTCGGGTACAAGGACGCCGGCGTGGCGACGAAGGCCGCGGGACGCGAGCTGAAGAACCTGATCTCCTCCGGAGACATGCCCTCCGCGCCGCCGGGGCGTACCGAGTTCGAAGGCTCGGGCGACCGGCTCTCCGCGGCGTACGAAGAGGCGTGGCTCGCCTGCCGGATGATCGCCGAACGCTACGGAGAGGACACGTTGGTGCGGCTTTACCGTACGGCGGAGGGTGAACCCGGTGCCTCGGGCGACCCGCGCATCGAGGACCGCGCGTTGCGTACCGTGCTCGGCATCGGCTCGGCCCGGTTCGACGAAGAGTGGCGAAGCTACGTTCGCGGGGTGCTCTCGTGA
- a CDS encoding C40 family peptidase, with the protein MLAAGAVLAPTALTVQAADAATLTVIPVAPPTAADTAAKTSWNARHKVGLTAVAVAREQIGKPYRYGGAGPAAFDCSGLVQYAYRKAGVSLPRTADAQHGHVKRHVKFTDFATGDLVYFYGDGHTGIVSKVDGGKVYMIHAAHTGTRIKQVLINGYYRGHFNGGVRPY; encoded by the coding sequence ATGCTGGCCGCCGGCGCCGTACTCGCGCCCACGGCCCTGACGGTCCAGGCGGCCGACGCGGCCACCCTGACCGTCATCCCCGTGGCCCCTCCGACGGCGGCCGACACCGCGGCGAAAACGTCTTGGAACGCGCGACACAAGGTCGGGCTGACGGCGGTGGCCGTCGCCCGCGAGCAGATCGGCAAGCCGTACCGCTACGGCGGTGCCGGGCCCGCCGCCTTCGACTGCTCCGGTCTGGTCCAGTACGCCTACCGGAAGGCCGGAGTCAGCCTTCCGCGTACGGCGGACGCCCAGCACGGCCACGTCAAGCGGCACGTGAAGTTCACGGACTTCGCCACCGGTGACCTGGTCTACTTCTACGGCGACGGCCACACCGGCATCGTCTCGAAGGTCGACGGCGGCAAGGTGTACATGATCCACGCGGCCCACACGGGCACCCGGATCAAGCAGGTCCTGATCAACGGTTACTACCGCGGGCACTTCAACGGCGGCGTACGGCCGTACTAG
- a CDS encoding NlpC/P60 family protein, with protein sequence MSKTSRWFVGTAGAAVVAGLVMPATVAEAKPTPSLSAAKKQLVQLNDQVDKLGNQYNKAKEDWQAAQSRLKALNSSVTTEKATFEQLHVRVAQLAAAAYKTGGEAGSVPDLLSAKDPSAVLDQMTAFTQVSNNRAAELTQFLASAQRLERQKALAQQAAEQLAQQKTQADKQRAAANTAIRKQLTLINRLGSNIDPGSSKANCSILATGRAETVLRYACAQLGKPYVFGAAGPNSFDCSGLTMMAYKQIGININHYVPNQYSASRRIAKADLQPGDLVFFSNNDHVGMYVGNGKFIEAPHTGDVVKIASLSDAYYSSVYYGAGRLV encoded by the coding sequence ATGTCCAAGACCAGTCGTTGGTTCGTCGGTACCGCCGGAGCAGCCGTGGTGGCCGGGCTCGTGATGCCCGCCACCGTCGCGGAGGCCAAGCCCACTCCATCGCTGAGTGCCGCGAAGAAGCAGCTCGTTCAGCTCAACGACCAGGTCGACAAGCTCGGAAACCAGTACAACAAGGCCAAGGAGGACTGGCAGGCCGCTCAGAGCCGTCTGAAGGCCCTGAACTCCTCCGTCACGACCGAGAAGGCCACGTTCGAGCAGCTGCACGTCAGGGTGGCTCAGCTGGCCGCGGCGGCGTACAAGACCGGAGGCGAGGCCGGCTCGGTCCCGGACCTGCTCTCGGCCAAGGACCCGTCGGCCGTGCTCGACCAGATGACGGCCTTCACCCAGGTCTCCAACAACCGTGCCGCGGAGCTGACCCAGTTCCTGGCGTCGGCGCAGCGGCTGGAGCGGCAGAAGGCGCTGGCCCAGCAGGCGGCCGAGCAGCTCGCCCAGCAGAAGACGCAGGCCGACAAGCAGCGTGCGGCGGCCAACACGGCCATCAGGAAGCAGCTGACGCTGATCAACAGGCTCGGCAGCAACATCGACCCGGGCAGCTCCAAGGCGAACTGCTCGATCCTGGCCACCGGCCGGGCCGAGACCGTGCTGCGGTACGCCTGCGCCCAGCTCGGCAAGCCCTATGTGTTCGGTGCCGCCGGTCCGAACTCCTTCGACTGCTCCGGGCTGACGATGATGGCCTACAAGCAGATCGGCATCAATATCAACCACTACGTGCCCAACCAGTACAGCGCGAGCAGGCGGATCGCCAAGGCCGATCTGCAGCCGGGTGACCTGGTGTTCTTCAGCAACAACGATCACGTAGGCATGTACGTCGGCAACGGGAAGTTCATCGAGGCCCCGCACACCGGCGACGTCGTGAAGATCGCCAGTCTGAGTGACGCGTACTACAGCTCCGTTTACTACGGTGCCGGGCGTCTCGTCTGA
- a CDS encoding NlpC/P60 family protein produces MPAQAAPKPSLKESQAKLKKLNSQVDHQDNIYNKAKEERQAAKKKLDALNKSVSQDKKTYEQLRIRVVQLAAAAYKSGQSGDIPALVSSSDPADVLDQISVFTQVARNRSSEVTQFLNAAQLLQRQKAQAQQAADDLNAKLKSEQKQLASLKKKAGQQRSLVNRLGGGVSSSGGHGGTYTGPASGSARLALEYAYEQKGAPYRYGGTGPYSSGFDCSGLVMMAWRHAGVSLPRVVPDQYNATRRVARSDLQPGDLVFFDSLNHVGIYVGNNQFMHAPHTGTVVQIESLSGYYSSAYYGAGRP; encoded by the coding sequence ATGCCCGCGCAGGCAGCACCGAAGCCATCACTGAAAGAGAGTCAGGCCAAGCTCAAGAAGCTGAACTCTCAGGTCGACCATCAGGACAATATTTACAACAAGGCCAAAGAAGAACGACAGGCCGCCAAGAAAAAGCTCGACGCGCTGAACAAATCGGTCAGCCAAGACAAGAAGACGTACGAGCAGCTCCGTATACGGGTCGTGCAGCTCGCCGCCGCCGCTTACAAGAGCGGCCAGTCCGGCGACATTCCGGCCCTCGTGTCGTCGAGCGACCCCGCGGACGTCCTGGACCAGATCTCGGTGTTCACGCAGGTCGCGCGCAACCGGTCGAGTGAGGTCACTCAGTTCCTCAACGCCGCCCAGCTGCTGCAGCGCCAGAAGGCGCAGGCGCAGCAGGCCGCCGACGACCTGAACGCCAAGCTCAAGTCCGAGCAGAAGCAGCTCGCCAGCCTCAAGAAGAAGGCCGGCCAGCAGCGGTCGCTGGTCAACAGGCTCGGCGGTGGTGTCTCCTCCTCCGGCGGCCACGGCGGCACCTACACCGGACCGGCGTCCGGCAGTGCCCGCCTCGCCCTCGAGTACGCGTACGAGCAGAAGGGTGCCCCCTACCGTTATGGCGGCACCGGCCCGTACAGCTCCGGCTTCGACTGCTCGGGACTCGTGATGATGGCCTGGCGCCACGCCGGCGTCAGCCTTCCCCGCGTCGTGCCCGACCAGTACAACGCAACCCGCCGTGTGGCGCGCTCGGACCTGCAGCCCGGCGACCTGGTGTTCTTCGACAGCCTGAACCACGTGGGCATCTACGTCGGCAACAACCAGTTCATGCACGCACCGCACACCGGCACGGTCGTCCAGATCGAGAGCCTGAGCGGCTACTACAGCTCCGCCTATTACGGCGCGGGCCGTCCGTAG